A section of the Pseudomonas sp. Q1-7 genome encodes:
- a CDS encoding efflux RND transporter permease subunit, with product MSRFNLSAFAVRNPAVTLFLILAVLAAGAIAFTKLGRAEDPSFTVKTMTITAAWPGATAREMQEQVADRLEKRLQELDFYDRVETIAQPGFVSMKLQYLDSTRPKDIQALFYQTRKKLSDEAKRLPQGVIGPFFNDEYSDVYFALYALEAEQLPHRQLVQMAEDLRQGLLNLPGVKKVNILGEQAQRIFVEFSYERLATLGLKPEQIFEALAKQNGVAPAGFVETAGPRAYIRLDGAFDSLKLIENVPINANGKLLRIADVATVKRGYEDPPTYRIRHQGEPALMLGVIMDTHFNGLELDKSLQAEEDRIHAELPLGVTFDKVSDQAEKIRIAVNEFMVKFFVALGVVMLISLLALGFRVGLVVAAAVPLTLSIVFVVMLMTGREFDRITLGALILSLGLLVDDAIIAIEMMVVKLEEGLDRLQAATFAWTSTAAPMLTGTLVTVIGFLPVGFAKSGAGEYAGNIFWIVGFALLASWVVAVFFTPYLGVKLLPRIKPVQGGHDALYATRLYQRLRALVTWCVNHRKSVTALVVLAFVLAGLGMGVVKKQFFPNSDRSELLVEVYLPPGSAFKATEAVVAQVEKALLEEPQTRLVDAYVGGGAPRFFLSLNPELPDPAFAKIIVQTADSTARDALRERMQARIAAGEFPSARVRVTQLVFGPPVPFPVVFRVSGPHLDQLRHITEEVRQVVAANPMTRDTFVDWGERASAYRLVLDQDRLRLLGFTPNEVKSQLNALLTGNPVTEVREGTRTVAVTVRAQNAQRENLGGIEGLTITNAAGVSVPLEQVGRFQPVMEEPILKRRDRELTFEVRADIIKGTQPPDVEKAVYAELQPLIAKLPAGYKVTIGGPVEESAKANKALAVLFPVMILLTLVVIMFQVRSFGVMFMVFATAPLGLIGAIPALLLFNQPFGFNAILALIGIGGILMRNTLIFTDQIEQEQAHGRALREAIIEATVRRARPVLLTALAAALAFIPLTFSVFWSSLAYVLIGGVLVGTALTLLFLPALCALVLREKKPVAAVVAMA from the coding sequence ATGAGCCGCTTCAACCTCTCCGCCTTCGCGGTGCGCAACCCGGCGGTCACCCTGTTCCTGATCCTCGCCGTCCTGGCGGCCGGCGCCATCGCCTTCACCAAGCTGGGCCGCGCCGAGGACCCGTCCTTCACGGTCAAGACCATGACCATCACCGCCGCCTGGCCCGGCGCCACGGCGCGGGAAATGCAGGAACAGGTGGCCGACCGCCTGGAGAAGCGCCTGCAGGAACTGGACTTCTACGACCGGGTGGAAACCATCGCCCAGCCCGGCTTCGTCTCCATGAAGCTGCAATACCTGGACTCCACCCGCCCGAAGGATATCCAGGCGCTCTTCTACCAGACCCGCAAGAAGCTCTCCGACGAAGCCAAGCGCCTGCCCCAGGGCGTGATCGGGCCCTTCTTCAACGATGAATATTCCGACGTCTATTTCGCCCTCTATGCCCTGGAGGCCGAGCAACTGCCCCACCGCCAGCTGGTGCAGATGGCCGAGGACCTGCGCCAGGGGCTGTTGAACCTGCCCGGCGTGAAGAAAGTGAACATCCTCGGCGAACAGGCCCAGCGCATCTTCGTCGAGTTCTCCTACGAACGCCTGGCCACCCTCGGCCTCAAGCCCGAGCAGATCTTCGAGGCCCTGGCCAAGCAGAACGGCGTGGCCCCGGCCGGCTTCGTCGAAACCGCCGGCCCGCGCGCCTACATCCGCCTGGACGGCGCCTTCGACAGCCTGAAACTGATCGAGAACGTGCCGATCAACGCCAACGGCAAGCTGCTGCGCATCGCCGACGTCGCCACGGTGAAACGCGGCTACGAGGACCCGCCCACCTACCGCATCCGCCACCAGGGCGAACCGGCGCTGATGCTCGGCGTGATCATGGACACGCATTTCAACGGCCTGGAACTGGACAAGTCCCTGCAGGCCGAGGAAGACCGCATCCATGCCGAACTGCCCCTGGGCGTGACCTTCGACAAGGTCTCCGACCAGGCGGAGAAAATCCGCATCGCGGTGAACGAGTTCATGGTCAAGTTCTTCGTCGCCCTCGGCGTGGTCATGCTCATCAGCCTGCTGGCGCTGGGCTTCCGCGTCGGCCTGGTGGTGGCCGCCGCCGTGCCGCTGACCCTGTCCATCGTCTTCGTGGTGATGCTGATGACCGGCCGCGAGTTCGACCGCATCACCCTCGGCGCACTGATCCTGTCCCTGGGCCTGCTGGTGGACGACGCCATCATCGCCATCGAGATGATGGTGGTGAAGCTGGAAGAAGGTCTCGACCGCCTGCAGGCCGCCACTTTCGCCTGGACCTCCACCGCCGCGCCCATGCTCACCGGCACTCTGGTGACGGTGATCGGCTTCCTGCCGGTGGGCTTCGCCAAGTCCGGCGCCGGGGAGTACGCCGGCAACATTTTCTGGATCGTCGGCTTCGCCCTGCTCGCGTCCTGGGTGGTGGCGGTGTTCTTCACGCCCTACCTGGGGGTCAAGCTGCTGCCCCGGATCAAACCGGTGCAGGGCGGCCACGACGCGCTCTACGCCACCCGCCTCTACCAGCGCCTGCGCGCGCTGGTGACCTGGTGCGTGAACCACCGCAAGTCGGTCACCGCGCTGGTGGTGCTGGCCTTCGTGCTGGCCGGCCTTGGCATGGGCGTGGTGAAAAAGCAGTTCTTCCCCAATTCCGACCGCTCCGAGCTGCTGGTGGAGGTCTACCTGCCGCCGGGCAGCGCCTTCAAGGCCACCGAAGCGGTGGTCGCCCAGGTCGAGAAGGCCCTGCTGGAAGAACCCCAGACCAGGCTGGTGGACGCCTATGTGGGGGGCGGCGCGCCGCGCTTCTTCCTCTCCCTGAACCCGGAACTGCCGGACCCGGCCTTCGCCAAGATCATCGTGCAGACCGCCGATTCCACGGCCCGCGACGCCCTGCGCGAGCGCATGCAGGCACGCATCGCCGCCGGTGAGTTTCCCTCGGCGCGGGTGCGCGTGACCCAACTGGTGTTCGGCCCGCCGGTGCCTTTCCCGGTGGTGTTCCGCGTCTCCGGCCCGCACCTCGATCAACTGCGGCACATCACGGAAGAGGTGCGCCAAGTGGTGGCGGCCAACCCGATGACCCGCGACACCTTCGTCGACTGGGGCGAACGCGCCAGCGCCTATCGCCTGGTGCTGGACCAGGACCGCCTGCGCCTGCTCGGCTTCACCCCGAACGAGGTGAAGAGCCAGCTCAACGCCCTGCTCACCGGCAACCCGGTGACCGAAGTGCGCGAAGGCACTCGCACGGTGGCGGTAACGGTGCGCGCGCAAAACGCCCAGCGGGAGAACCTCGGCGGCATCGAGGGCCTGACCATCACCAACGCCGCCGGCGTCTCGGTGCCCCTGGAACAGGTAGGCCGCTTCCAGCCGGTGATGGAGGAGCCCATCCTCAAGCGCCGCGACCGCGAGCTGACCTTCGAAGTGCGCGCCGACATCATCAAGGGCACCCAGCCGCCGGATGTGGAAAAGGCGGTGTACGCCGAGCTGCAGCCGCTGATCGCCAAGCTGCCGGCCGGCTACAAGGTGACCATCGGCGGCCCGGTGGAAGAAAGCGCCAAGGCCAACAAGGCCCTGGCCGTGCTGTTCCCGGTGATGATCCTGCTGACCCTGGTGGTGATCATGTTCCAGGTGCGCTCATTCGGCGTCATGTTCATGGTCTTCGCCACCGCGCCCCTGGGCCTGATCGGCGCCATCCCGGCCCTGCTGCTGTTCAACCAGCCGTTCGGCTTCAACGCCATCCTGGCGCTGATCGGCATCGGCGGCATCCTGATGCGTAACACGCTGATCTTCACCGACCAGATCGAACAGGAGCAGGCCCATGGCCGCGCCCTGCGCGAGGCCATCATCGAAGCCACGGTGCGCCGCGCCCGGCCAGTGCTACTCACCGCCCTGGCCGCCGCTTTGGCCTTCATCCCGCTGACCTTCTCGGTGTTCTGGTCATCGCTGGCCTACGTGCTGATCGGCGGTGTCCTGGTGGGCACGGCGCTGACCCTGCTGTTCCTGCCGGCGCTCTGCGCGCTGGTGTTGCGGGAGAAGAAGCCCGTGGCGGCCGTCGTGGCGATGGCCTGA
- a CDS encoding EAL domain-containing response regulator — MPDRLPEHLLVIDDSDLQRHFMVQLCRDMGIENVQQASDGLEAIAKLKANPQIEAIILDLEMPGMDGVQVLHELVNLGLDLAVIVASARESTLLNVVENLGKSLGLRLLGVLQKPVLMEQLTSSLSRFSVVQLRSESHEGCAAGPDLSVRDVQRALRDREFVAYFQPKVSLRDGTLHGVEALARWQHPEHGLLTPNCFMELIERSQFISDMTLQMLDIALRHCRAWHAAGMRLSFSINVSARSLADSLLADAIIDRVTASGIDPGYVILEITESAIMTDLSTTLGTLARLRLRGFGLSVDDYGTGFSCMLQLSRVPCTELKVDRAFVHGASGSLHLRVLLESALDIARKLDLRVVAEGVETQEDWSLLHSLGCGEAQGYFVARPMAGGELLGWWQANEARIRALGSRGGAR, encoded by the coding sequence ATGCCGGACAGACTTCCCGAACACTTGCTGGTCATCGACGACAGCGACTTGCAGCGGCATTTCATGGTGCAGCTGTGTCGCGACATGGGAATCGAGAACGTCCAGCAGGCCAGCGACGGTCTTGAGGCCATTGCCAAGCTGAAAGCCAATCCACAGATCGAGGCGATCATCCTCGACCTGGAAATGCCTGGCATGGATGGTGTGCAGGTGCTCCACGAACTGGTCAACCTCGGCCTGGACCTTGCGGTGATCGTTGCCAGCGCCCGTGAGAGTACCCTGCTCAATGTGGTCGAGAATCTCGGCAAGAGCCTGGGGTTACGCCTCCTGGGGGTGCTTCAGAAGCCGGTGCTGATGGAGCAGCTGACCTCCAGCCTGAGCCGATTTTCGGTGGTCCAATTGCGCTCCGAAAGCCATGAGGGCTGCGCCGCCGGGCCCGACCTGAGCGTGCGGGACGTGCAGCGCGCGTTGCGCGACCGGGAGTTCGTCGCCTACTTCCAGCCGAAGGTCAGCCTGCGCGATGGCACACTGCACGGTGTCGAGGCGCTGGCCCGCTGGCAACATCCCGAGCACGGCCTGCTGACCCCCAATTGCTTCATGGAACTGATCGAGCGCAGCCAGTTCATCTCCGATATGACCCTGCAGATGCTCGACATCGCACTGCGGCATTGCCGTGCCTGGCATGCCGCAGGCATGCGGCTGAGTTTTTCCATCAATGTGTCCGCTCGCTCCCTGGCGGACTCGCTGCTGGCCGATGCCATCATCGACCGGGTGACGGCCAGCGGCATCGACCCTGGCTACGTGATCCTGGAGATTACCGAGAGCGCCATCATGACGGATCTCAGCACCACGCTGGGGACCCTGGCCCGCTTGCGCCTGCGAGGCTTCGGCCTGTCGGTGGATGACTACGGTACCGGTTTCTCCTGCATGCTCCAGCTCTCCCGTGTGCCCTGCACCGAACTGAAGGTGGACCGTGCTTTCGTCCACGGCGCCAGTGGCAGCCTGCACCTGCGCGTGCTGTTGGAGAGTGCCCTGGACATCGCCCGCAAGCTCGACCTGCGGGTGGTCGCCGAGGGGGTGGAAACCCAGGAGGACTGGTCGTTGCTGCACAGCCTGGGGTGTGGCGAGGCCCAAGGCTACTTCGTTGCCAGGCCTATGGCGGGTGGCGAGCTGCTGGGCTGGTGGCAGGCCAACGAGGCACGTATCCGCGCCCTGGGAAGCCGGGGCGGAGCCCGTTGA
- a CDS encoding efflux RND transporter periplasmic adaptor subunit has translation MNRPHLALLALIPAALLTLNGCNSQADSTISAPLPRAVLATDVQAASQQDALYTGVVAARTASDLGFRVGGKVIARKVDPGTRVKRGDTLLVLDNTDFELALRAARNRVTAAEAELRQARDDEARYRRLAGTGAVSRQVFDQAATRLRVAQAEQAAATSEAAQVENRRAYSTLKADADGVITDVRVDRGQVVAEGQIVASLAHDGAREAVIDIPETQRGLANHTARAYPYGASGEAVPASLRELSAAADAITRTFRARYTLGGESSALAIGSTVTLRLDGGARQQQVRVPLGALHDKGQGPGVWIIGADGKVQLRPVTLVRLEQEEAVLDGGVQPGERIVALGAQLLNAGDSVRELPAPSLALEQ, from the coding sequence ATGAATCGTCCGCACCTTGCCCTACTTGCCCTGATTCCCGCCGCCCTGCTGACGTTGAACGGCTGCAACAGCCAGGCCGACAGCACCATCAGCGCCCCGCTGCCGCGCGCGGTGCTGGCGACGGACGTGCAGGCCGCCAGCCAGCAGGACGCGCTCTATACCGGCGTGGTGGCGGCCCGCACCGCCAGCGACCTGGGCTTTCGCGTCGGCGGCAAGGTGATCGCCCGCAAGGTCGACCCCGGTACCCGCGTGAAGCGCGGCGACACCCTGCTGGTGCTGGACAACACCGATTTCGAACTGGCCCTGCGTGCCGCGCGCAACCGTGTTACCGCCGCCGAGGCCGAGCTGCGCCAGGCCCGTGACGACGAAGCCCGCTACCGCCGCCTGGCCGGCACCGGCGCGGTATCCCGCCAGGTGTTCGACCAGGCCGCCACCCGTCTGCGCGTCGCCCAGGCCGAGCAGGCCGCCGCTACCTCGGAAGCGGCCCAAGTGGAGAACCGGCGCGCCTACTCCACCCTCAAGGCCGACGCCGACGGCGTGATCACCGACGTGCGGGTGGACCGTGGCCAGGTGGTCGCCGAAGGGCAGATAGTCGCCAGCCTGGCTCATGACGGCGCCCGCGAGGCGGTGATCGACATCCCGGAAACCCAGCGCGGCCTGGCCAACCATACGGCCCGCGCCTACCCCTACGGCGCCTCGGGCGAAGCGGTTCCGGCCAGCCTGCGCGAACTGTCCGCCGCGGCGGATGCCATCACCCGTACCTTCCGCGCCCGCTACACCCTGGGCGGCGAGTCCAGCGCCCTGGCCATCGGCTCCACCGTCACCCTGCGCCTGGACGGCGGCGCCCGCCAGCAACAGGTGCGCGTGCCCCTGGGCGCCCTGCACGACAAGGGCCAGGGCCCCGGCGTCTGGATCATCGGCGCGGACGGCAAGGTGCAGCTGCGTCCCGTGACCCTGGTGCGCCTGGAGCAAGAGGAGGCGGTGCTCGACGGTGGTGTGCAGCCGGGCGAGCGCATCGTCGCCCTCGGTGCCCAGCTGCTGAACGCCGGTGACAGCGTGCGTGAACTGCCGGCGCCGTCGCTGGCCCTGGAGCAGTGA
- a CDS encoding multidrug effflux MFS transporter gives MNPSRLLLAILMVLTALGEISTQLIIPALGGIEQGLGAGHGASLAALSGFVAAFGIGQLLLGPLSDRVGRRPVLIGGLSLYLAATAWMLLADSMTGFILGRVVQGLGACAALVLARAIVRDVWKAQAAPALAMTVIGMLSAIALAPMAGGLLTQWGGWHAPIVASLSIGSLALLAVLAFYRESNPSLDPQAGHPATLARDYFDLLRQKSSRALAFTLAGTYGAMFAVVAGSSSVYIGLLGLSAAEYGLAFGATISGLIAGALFTQRKIMQLGPQRIVGIGVSLVITGALATLVVYATLGLSVVGLSLPQVLVTLGGGMLIPASVAGVVMPNAHRAGLAAGLMGFAQMLGATLSGLILGALQDGSATPMIGVQAVFAVTAFSGFMLMTRKPRAAAVSTPG, from the coding sequence ATGAATCCGTCCCGCCTGCTGCTGGCCATCCTCATGGTGCTGACCGCCCTGGGGGAAATCTCCACCCAACTGATCATCCCCGCCCTCGGCGGCATCGAGCAGGGGCTGGGCGCCGGACATGGCGCCAGCCTCGCCGCGCTGTCGGGCTTCGTCGCCGCCTTCGGCATCGGCCAGTTGCTGCTGGGGCCGCTGTCGGACCGGGTCGGCCGCCGGCCGGTGCTGATCGGCGGCCTCAGCCTCTACCTCGCCGCCACCGCCTGGATGCTGCTGGCCGACAGCATGACCGGCTTCATCCTCGGTCGCGTGGTCCAGGGCCTCGGCGCCTGCGCCGCGCTGGTGCTGGCGCGCGCCATCGTGCGTGACGTGTGGAAGGCCCAGGCGGCGCCGGCCCTGGCCATGACGGTGATCGGCATGCTCAGCGCCATCGCCCTGGCGCCCATGGCGGGCGGCCTGCTGACCCAGTGGGGCGGCTGGCACGCTCCCATCGTCGCCTCGCTGAGTATCGGCAGCCTGGCGCTGCTGGCGGTGCTGGCCTTCTATCGCGAGTCCAACCCCAGCCTGGACCCCCAGGCCGGCCACCCGGCGACCCTGGCGCGGGACTACTTTGACCTGCTCAGGCAGAAATCCAGCCGCGCCCTGGCCTTCACCCTGGCGGGCACCTATGGGGCGATGTTCGCGGTGGTGGCCGGTTCTTCGTCCGTCTACATCGGCCTGCTGGGACTGAGCGCGGCGGAGTACGGCCTGGCCTTCGGCGCCACCATCTCCGGGCTGATCGCTGGCGCCTTGTTCACCCAGCGCAAGATCATGCAGCTGGGGCCGCAGCGCATCGTCGGAATCGGCGTCAGCCTGGTGATCACCGGCGCCCTGGCCACCCTGGTGGTGTACGCCACCCTCGGCCTGTCGGTAGTCGGCCTGTCGCTGCCGCAGGTGCTGGTGACCCTGGGCGGCGGCATGCTGATTCCGGCCTCGGTGGCCGGCGTGGTGATGCCCAATGCCCACCGCGCGGGGCTCGCCGCCGGGCTGATGGGCTTCGCCCAGATGCTCGGCGCCACCCTGAGCGGGCTGATCCTCGGCGCCCTGCAGGACGGCAGCGCTACGCCGATGATCGGCGTGCAGGCCGTGTTCGCCGTGACGGCTTTCAGCGGCTTCATGCTGATGACGCGCAAGCCGCGCGCCGCGGCGGTCTCGACGCCCGGCTGA